From a region of the Asterias amurensis chromosome 2, ASM3211899v1 genome:
- the LOC139933979 gene encoding alpha-2A adrenergic receptor-like, with translation MDNFTNNGTFPDLTTPTPDETVRSGSIFFGLVLLVLVVITIAGNILTISAFVSNVLLRQKPSNLLLLSLSFSDLMVGATGLPVAAIHTGLGYWPLGRAMCVINAYFSVIGVSAGMYTITAVSLDRYFLVSREYPAYLKLQSSRNVKLTIAAAWIIATLISSVEVVLWLAGDYSSVDYSHECLSPVRSDPRFVIVIFFLLFVVPFLVMLLSTLRFSILLRRRLRKPTRTHHPSVDSVNNKLVRKVALDGSPRPVTSVTVSSDNNLSGVESTELSSVPASTNTDGETAQPARPIKRKSLGGAGRKKSFFGFGDAARRVGTSGSTRDNLRNRYRKPAVRLAILLGVFALCTLPYPIFIVLSPGSGCEDCPARLVRNHLSNLLLSNSGLNPFLYAIMHRKIWQFYKNKLTAPCKRC, from the coding sequence ATGGATAACTTCACGAATAATGGCACCTTTCCCGACCTGACGACACCTACTCCAGATGAGACGGTTAGATCTGGGTCTATATTCTTTGGACTTGTGCTCCTCGTACTCGTCGTTATAACTATAGCTGGAAACATCCTGACCATATCTGCCTTTGTGTCCAACGTACTACTCCGCCAGAAACCCAGTAATCTCCTCCTGCTTAGCCTGTCCTTTAGCGACCTGATGGTCGGCGCTACGGGCTTGCCGGTGGCTGCCATTCACACTGGTCTCGGCTACTGGCCTCTAGGAAGGGCCATGTGTGTGATCAACGCCTACTTCTCCGTCATCGGAGTATCTGCTGGGATGTACACCATCACTGCAGTCAGTCTTGACCGCTACTTTCTGGTGTCGAGAGAGTACCCAGCTTACCTGAAGCTCCAGTCATCCCGTAATGTGAAACTAACCATCGCTGCGGCTTGGATAATCGCCACCCTCATCAGCTCCGTTGAGGTCGTACTCTGGCTCGCTGGAGACTACTCCAGCGTTGATTACAGCCACGAATGCCTCTCCCCTGTCCGGAGTGACCCTCGCTTCGTCATCGTCATCTTCTTCCTCCTCTTCGTCGTCCCGTTCCTCGTCATGCTCCTGTCAACCCTACGGTTCTCAATTCTCTTACGGAGGCGCCTTCGCAAACCAACCCGCACCCATCACCCATCAGTAGACTCCGTCAATAACAAACTAGTCCGTAAGGTTGCGCTGGATGGATCACCCCGTCCCGTCACAAGTGTTACAGTTAGTTCTGATAACAACCTTAGCGGTGTGGAGTCGACGGAGCTCAGCAGCGTGCCAGCCTCAACCAATACCGACGGTGAAACCGCTCAACCCGCTCGTCCAATCAAACGGAAAAGCCTCGGTGGAGCAGGAAGAAAGAAATCCTTCTTTGGTTTCGGTGACGCGGCGCGTCGAGTAGGAACTTCAGGATCCACACGGGATAATCTACGCAATCGTTACAGAAAACCAGCCGTCCGTCTAGCCATCCTCCTGGGTGTGTTTGCGCTTTGCACGCTCCCGTACCCCATCTTCATCGTCCTGTCCCCTGGCTCTGGCTGCGAAGACTGCCCCGCAAGACTAGTCAGGAATCATCTGTCGAACTTGCTTTTGTCAAACTCTGGACTGAATCCGTTCCTATATGCTATCATGCACAGGAAGATCTGGCAGTTTTATAAGAATAAACTTACAGCTCCTTGCAAAAGGTGCTAG